A genomic segment from Amycolatopsis camponoti encodes:
- a CDS encoding Gfo/Idh/MocA family protein: MTELRWGLLAAGTIAGHFAAGVDESKHGTLTAVAARNGDRARDFATRFEIPKAYGSYEDLLADPDVDAVYVSTPHALHKEWAIAAAEAGKHVLCEKPLTLTAADAEEVIDAARRNDVFLMEAFMYRLHPQTRRLVELIAGGAIGEVRAVDTTFSFDSNPEETERLSDPALGGGGILDVGCYCTSLARLVAQAATGQDVVEPTEVSGMAKLSPRGVDEYATGLLRLPGDILATISCGIRLTREDGIRVFGTSGQLHIPRPAWIHPLRKPGVSQIILTPAGGEPEVIEVEATQGVFAREADHVAAHIDDRQAPELTWAETLANLRTLDRWREAVGYGKP; this comes from the coding sequence GTGACGGAATTGCGTTGGGGCCTGCTGGCCGCCGGGACCATCGCCGGGCACTTCGCCGCGGGCGTCGACGAGAGCAAGCACGGCACGCTCACCGCGGTCGCGGCGCGGAACGGCGACCGCGCCCGCGACTTCGCCACCCGCTTCGAGATCCCCAAGGCCTACGGCAGCTACGAAGACCTCCTCGCCGACCCGGACGTCGACGCCGTGTACGTCTCGACGCCGCACGCGCTGCACAAGGAATGGGCCATCGCCGCGGCCGAAGCGGGCAAGCACGTCCTCTGCGAGAAGCCTCTGACGCTCACCGCGGCCGACGCCGAGGAGGTGATCGACGCGGCGCGCCGGAACGACGTCTTCCTCATGGAGGCGTTCATGTACCGCCTGCACCCGCAGACCCGGCGGCTGGTCGAGCTGATCGCCGGCGGCGCGATCGGCGAGGTCCGCGCGGTCGACACGACGTTCTCCTTCGACAGCAACCCGGAGGAGACCGAGCGCTTGTCCGACCCGGCGCTCGGCGGCGGCGGGATCCTCGACGTCGGCTGCTACTGCACGTCGCTGGCCCGGCTGGTCGCCCAGGCCGCGACCGGGCAGGACGTCGTCGAGCCGACCGAGGTCAGCGGGATGGCGAAGCTCTCCCCGCGGGGCGTCGACGAATACGCGACCGGCCTGCTGCGGCTGCCCGGCGACATCCTCGCGACGATCTCCTGCGGCATCCGGCTGACCCGCGAAGACGGCATCCGCGTGTTCGGGACGAGCGGGCAGCTCCACATCCCGCGGCCGGCGTGGATCCACCCGCTGCGCAAGCCCGGCGTCTCGCAGATCATCCTGACCCCGGCCGGCGGCGAGCCGGAGGTCATCGAGGTCGAAGCGACCCAGGGCGTCTTCGCGCGCGAAGCCGACCACGTCGCCGCGCACATCGACGACCGGCAGGCACCCGAGCTGACCTGGGCCGAGACGCTCGCCAACCTGCGCACCCTGGACCGGTGGCGCGAGGCCGTCGGATACGGAAAGCCGTGA
- the cobM gene encoding precorrin-4 C(11)-methyltransferase codes for MTVHFVGAGPGAADLITVRGRDLLARCDVCLYPGSMTPPDLLAYCPPEATLIDTANLSLEEIVGKLVEAHENGHEVVRLCSGDPSLYSAVAEQARRLDAKNVPYDVVPGVPAFAASAAVLKRELTVPEIGQSLVITRVQARSTKMPPKETLAAFAATEATLALHLAINHVERVTGELVPHYGADCPIAVVALATQPGETVVRGVLGELPDLVREAGMTRAATIFVGRVLAAAGFPDSFLYSSARDRANQPESL; via the coding sequence ATGACCGTGCACTTCGTCGGGGCCGGGCCGGGGGCCGCGGACCTCATCACCGTCCGCGGCCGGGACTTGCTCGCCCGCTGCGATGTCTGCCTTTACCCGGGCAGCATGACCCCGCCCGACCTGCTCGCGTACTGCCCGCCCGAGGCCACGCTGATCGACACCGCGAACCTCAGCCTCGAAGAGATCGTCGGGAAGCTCGTCGAAGCGCACGAAAACGGGCACGAAGTGGTCCGGCTCTGTTCCGGCGACCCGTCGCTCTACAGCGCCGTCGCCGAGCAGGCCCGGCGGCTCGACGCGAAGAACGTCCCGTACGACGTCGTACCCGGCGTACCCGCCTTCGCCGCTTCGGCCGCCGTCCTGAAGCGTGAGCTCACTGTGCCCGAAATCGGGCAGAGCCTGGTGATCACCCGCGTCCAGGCGCGCTCCACGAAGATGCCGCCGAAGGAAACCCTCGCCGCTTTCGCCGCCACCGAGGCGACGCTCGCGCTGCACCTCGCGATCAACCACGTCGAGCGCGTGACCGGGGAACTCGTTCCCCACTACGGTGCCGACTGCCCCATCGCCGTCGTCGCGCTGGCGACCCAGCCCGGCGAGACCGTCGTGCGGGGTGTGCTCGGCGAACTGCCGGACCTCGTCCGCGAGGCCGGGATGACGCGGGCCGCCACCATCTTCGTCGGCCGGGTGCTCGCCGCCGCGGGCTTCCCGGACAGCTTCCTCTATTCCAGTGCCCGCGACCGGGCGAACCAACCGGAGTCGTTGTGA
- the cbiE gene encoding precorrin-6y C5,15-methyltransferase (decarboxylating) subunit CbiE gives MVGIGADGWPGLSEQAQALVLGADVVLGAPRQLAYLPADVPSQPWPSPLLPGLDAVIAEHVGERICVLASGDPFLSGVGTTLVAHGYEVEALPALSSVTLARARLGWSAEETEVVTLVGRSSARVARVLAPGRRVLVLGADAASLRSLLTVRGYGETELFALENLGGPDERISDGWEGEPGPLTVFALTCEGLALPLIGIPDDVYSHDGQLTKRDLRVSALARLAPSPGELLWDVGAGAGSVGIEWSRLHELNRAIAIEQDPDRAERIGRNALDLGVPELEVVTGPAPASLSALPAPDAIFIGGGLTTPGLLDTCLSTGARLVAHGVTLEAERILGDLYAERGGELLRIAVERAAPLGGFTGWTPARTVTQWSSR, from the coding sequence GTGGTCGGGATCGGGGCCGACGGGTGGCCGGGCCTGTCCGAGCAGGCCCAGGCCCTGGTGCTCGGCGCCGACGTCGTGCTGGGCGCGCCGCGGCAGCTGGCTTACCTGCCCGCCGACGTCCCGAGCCAGCCGTGGCCATCGCCGCTGCTGCCGGGGCTCGACGCCGTCATCGCGGAGCACGTCGGGGAACGCATCTGCGTCCTGGCCAGCGGAGATCCGTTCTTGTCGGGGGTCGGCACTACCTTGGTGGCCCATGGATACGAGGTCGAGGCGCTGCCCGCGCTCTCGTCGGTGACACTGGCCCGCGCCCGGCTGGGCTGGTCCGCCGAGGAGACCGAGGTGGTGACGCTCGTCGGCCGGTCGTCGGCCCGCGTCGCCCGGGTGCTGGCGCCGGGGCGGCGGGTGCTCGTCCTGGGGGCCGACGCGGCGTCGTTGCGCTCCCTGCTGACGGTGCGCGGGTACGGCGAGACCGAGCTGTTCGCGCTGGAAAACCTCGGCGGGCCGGACGAGCGCATCTCCGACGGCTGGGAGGGCGAACCCGGGCCGTTGACGGTGTTCGCGCTGACGTGCGAGGGGCTGGCATTGCCCCTGATCGGCATCCCGGACGACGTCTACTCCCACGACGGCCAGCTGACGAAGCGCGACCTGCGGGTGTCGGCGCTGGCGCGGCTCGCGCCGAGCCCCGGCGAGCTGCTGTGGGACGTCGGTGCGGGCGCGGGCAGCGTCGGGATCGAGTGGTCGCGGCTGCACGAGCTGAACCGCGCCATCGCGATCGAGCAGGACCCGGACCGCGCCGAGCGGATCGGCCGGAACGCACTGGACCTGGGGGTGCCGGAGCTGGAGGTGGTGACGGGCCCGGCCCCGGCGTCGTTGAGCGCGCTCCCGGCACCGGACGCGATCTTCATCGGCGGCGGCCTGACGACTCCGGGCCTGCTGGACACGTGCCTGTCCACGGGCGCGCGGCTGGTGGCGCACGGGGTGACGCTGGAGGCCGAGCGGATCCTCGGTGACCTGTACGCCGAGCGGGGTGGTGAGCTGCTGCGGATCGCCGTCGAACGCGCGGCGCCGCTCGGGGGGTTCACCGGGTGGACGCCGGCTCGGACCGTGACGCAGTGGAGCAGCCGATGA
- a CDS encoding putative cobaltochelatase: MKPYPFTAVVGMPDLRLALVLSSISPAVGGVLVRGEKGTAKSTMVRALAGLLPSVDVVDSCRFSCDPAAPDPVCPDGPHDAARSHRRPAKLVELPVGAAEDRVVGSLNLERALGEGVTDYQPGLLAAAHRGLLYVDEVNLLHDHLVDTLLDAAAMGRATVEREGVSVSHAARFVLIGTMNPEEGELRPQLLDRFGLTVEVASSRDPEQRVEVVRRRLAYEADPDGFAARYADEDARLAEEIESAQKLLPAVKLPDDALRQIAEICASFEVDGMRADIVTARAAVAHAAWAGRDEVTTDDVRVAARLALPHRRRRNPFDAPGISEEQLEQALQDAQPPEPGPEDDGPGSGSTPDEAPSEVPQGDAPQGEPQQKQNGGQQKTVGAGETFKARVFRVKGTGEGERGRRSRAITDSGRTIGVQPPSVRDGRPHLVATVKAAAPHQKARGRDGAGLKLRRQDLRFALREGREGNLVLFCVDASGSMGAKARMREVKSAVLSLLLDAYQRRDKVGLVTFRGNAAELALPPTISVDAAASRLEGLPTGGRTPLAEGLLEAARVLRVEEIRDPRRRPLLVVVTDGRATSGPDAVARAQAAAGLLTGVTTIVMDCESGKMRLGLAADLATHLGAEHVPLADVAAESLADAVRARTGKAA; encoded by the coding sequence TTGAAGCCGTACCCGTTCACCGCCGTCGTCGGGATGCCGGACCTGCGCCTCGCGCTCGTCCTCTCCTCGATCTCGCCCGCCGTCGGCGGGGTGCTGGTGCGCGGCGAAAAGGGCACCGCGAAGTCGACCATGGTCCGCGCGCTGGCGGGCCTGCTGCCGAGCGTGGACGTCGTGGACAGCTGCCGGTTCTCCTGCGACCCCGCGGCGCCCGACCCGGTCTGCCCGGACGGCCCGCACGACGCGGCGCGGAGCCACCGCCGGCCGGCGAAGCTGGTCGAGCTGCCGGTCGGCGCGGCCGAGGACCGCGTCGTCGGCTCGCTGAACCTCGAACGCGCGCTGGGTGAAGGCGTCACGGACTACCAGCCGGGCCTCCTGGCCGCCGCGCACCGCGGGCTGCTCTACGTCGACGAGGTCAACCTGCTCCACGACCACCTCGTCGACACCCTGCTCGACGCCGCCGCGATGGGCCGCGCGACCGTCGAGCGCGAGGGCGTCTCCGTGTCGCACGCCGCGCGGTTCGTGCTGATCGGCACCATGAACCCCGAGGAAGGCGAGCTGCGGCCGCAGCTGCTCGACCGGTTCGGGCTGACCGTCGAGGTCGCCTCCAGCCGTGACCCCGAGCAGCGCGTCGAGGTCGTCCGGCGCCGCCTCGCCTACGAAGCCGATCCGGACGGTTTCGCCGCCCGCTACGCCGATGAAGACGCCCGGCTGGCCGAAGAGATCGAGTCGGCGCAGAAGCTGTTGCCGGCCGTGAAACTCCCCGACGACGCCCTGCGCCAGATCGCCGAGATCTGCGCGTCCTTCGAGGTCGACGGCATGCGCGCGGACATCGTCACGGCGCGCGCCGCGGTCGCGCACGCGGCCTGGGCCGGTCGTGACGAGGTGACCACCGACGACGTCCGCGTCGCCGCGCGGCTCGCGCTGCCGCACCGGCGCCGCCGGAACCCGTTCGACGCGCCCGGAATCTCGGAAGAGCAGCTGGAGCAGGCGTTGCAGGACGCCCAGCCCCCGGAGCCGGGCCCCGAGGACGACGGCCCCGGCTCGGGCTCGACGCCGGACGAAGCGCCATCCGAAGTGCCGCAAGGGGACGCGCCACAAGGCGAGCCTCAACAGAAGCAGAACGGCGGGCAGCAGAAGACCGTCGGCGCGGGCGAGACTTTCAAGGCCCGCGTGTTCCGCGTCAAAGGCACGGGCGAAGGCGAGCGAGGACGCCGTTCGCGCGCGATCACCGACAGCGGCCGCACCATCGGCGTCCAGCCCCCGAGCGTCCGGGACGGCCGGCCGCACCTGGTCGCGACCGTGAAAGCCGCGGCGCCGCACCAGAAGGCCCGCGGCCGCGACGGCGCCGGGCTGAAGCTGCGCCGTCAGGACCTCCGCTTCGCGCTGCGCGAAGGACGCGAAGGAAACCTGGTCCTGTTCTGCGTCGACGCGTCCGGCTCGATGGGCGCGAAAGCGCGGATGCGCGAGGTCAAGTCCGCGGTGCTGTCCCTGCTGCTCGACGCCTACCAGCGCCGCGACAAGGTCGGGCTCGTCACGTTCCGCGGCAACGCCGCCGAGCTGGCGCTGCCGCCGACGATCAGCGTCGACGCGGCCGCGTCCCGCCTCGAAGGCCTGCCGACCGGCGGCCGGACCCCCCTGGCCGAAGGCCTGCTGGAGGCCGCGCGGGTGCTGCGGGTCGAGGAGATCCGCGACCCGCGGCGCCGTCCGCTGCTGGTCGTCGTCACCGACGGCCGTGCCACCAGCGGACCCGACGCCGTCGCGCGCGCCCAGGCCGCGGCCGGGCTGCTCACCGGCGTAACCACGATCGTCATGGACTGCGAGAGCGGCAAAATGCGTCTGGGCCTGGCCGCCGACCTCGCCACCCACCTCGGCGCGGAGCACGTGCCCCTGGCCGACGTCGCCGCCGAGTCACTGGCCGACGCCGTCCGCGCCCGGACCGGGAAGGCCGCCTGA
- the cobO gene encoding cob(I)yrinic acid a,c-diamide adenosyltransferase: MPQGKPDVVPADGLTTRQRRNRPLLAVHTGEMKGKSTAAFGMALRAWNQGWSIGVFQFVKSAKWRVGEEAAFRALGKLHDDTGEGGPVEWHKMGEGWSWARKSGSDEDHAANAREGWAEIKRRLAAETHDFYVLDEFSYLLKWGWLEVDDVVSTLVDRPGHQHVVITGRYAPPELVEAADLVAEMTKVKHPMDAGQKGQRGIEW; encoded by the coding sequence ATGCCGCAGGGGAAACCGGACGTCGTCCCGGCCGACGGGCTGACCACGCGCCAGCGTCGCAACCGGCCGCTGCTCGCCGTGCACACCGGCGAGATGAAGGGCAAGTCGACCGCGGCGTTCGGGATGGCGTTGCGCGCGTGGAACCAGGGCTGGTCGATCGGGGTGTTCCAGTTCGTCAAGTCGGCGAAGTGGCGCGTCGGCGAGGAAGCCGCGTTCCGCGCGCTGGGCAAGCTGCACGACGACACCGGCGAGGGCGGGCCGGTCGAGTGGCACAAGATGGGCGAGGGCTGGAGCTGGGCGCGCAAGTCCGGCTCCGACGAGGACCACGCCGCGAACGCCCGGGAAGGCTGGGCGGAGATCAAGCGCCGGCTCGCCGCCGAGACGCACGACTTCTACGTCCTCGACGAGTTTTCCTACCTGCTCAAGTGGGGCTGGCTCGAAGTCGACGACGTCGTGTCCACTTTGGTCGACCGGCCCGGCCACCAGCACGTCGTCATCACCGGCCGGTACGCGCCGCCGGAGCTGGTCGAAGCCGCCGACCTCGTCGCCGAGATGACCAAGGTCAAGCACCCGATGGACGCCGGCCAGAAGGGCCAGCGGGGGATCGAGTGGTAG
- a CDS encoding cobyrinate a,c-diamide synthase, with protein sequence MVARVVVAAPGSGHGKTTIAAGLMAALREAGHRVSGHKVGPDFIDPSYHALATGRPARNLDPFLQGEDRLIPLLRHGSAGADIAVIEGVMGLFDGALGTEGYASTAHVARLLDAPVVLVVDASAASRSVAATVLGFASYDTRVRLAGVILNKLGSQRHLDEIASALEATGVPLLGALYRNEEIHAPSRHLGLVPAAERADDAQRVLPSLAAWVRDGVDLEAIVRIASGASRLSAPAWEPPVVDGRRVTVAAAGGPAFTFRYTENIELLAACGVDVVDVDPLRDKTLPDGCAGLYFGGGFPEVHAAELSANTALRAEVASAISRGMPVSAECAGLLYLCQSLDDVPMVGAVPADAKMTARGKLGYRRAVAVEDNVLATAGQRVTGHEFHRTEVTPAHGATAAWGWDRQLDGFASPTLHASYLHVHWAGYPELAQRFAERVRAHGSV encoded by the coding sequence GTGGTAGCGCGGGTGGTCGTCGCCGCGCCCGGTTCGGGGCACGGCAAGACCACCATCGCCGCCGGGCTGATGGCGGCGCTGCGCGAGGCCGGGCACCGCGTCTCCGGGCACAAGGTCGGCCCCGACTTCATCGACCCGAGCTACCACGCGCTCGCCACCGGGCGTCCCGCGCGCAACCTGGACCCGTTCCTGCAGGGTGAGGACCGGCTGATCCCGTTGCTGCGGCATGGTTCCGCCGGTGCCGACATCGCCGTCATCGAAGGCGTGATGGGCCTGTTCGACGGCGCTTTGGGCACCGAGGGCTACGCCTCGACCGCGCACGTCGCCCGGCTCCTCGACGCGCCGGTGGTGCTGGTGGTGGACGCGTCGGCGGCGTCGCGCAGCGTCGCGGCGACGGTCCTCGGGTTCGCCTCCTACGACACGCGGGTGCGGCTGGCCGGGGTCATCCTCAACAAGCTGGGCTCGCAGCGGCACCTCGACGAGATCGCGTCCGCGCTGGAGGCCACCGGCGTCCCGCTGCTGGGAGCGTTGTACCGCAACGAAGAGATCCACGCGCCGAGCCGGCACCTCGGGCTCGTCCCGGCGGCCGAACGCGCCGACGACGCCCAGCGCGTGCTGCCGTCGCTGGCCGCGTGGGTGCGGGACGGCGTCGACCTCGAAGCGATCGTCCGGATCGCGTCCGGGGCCTCACGGCTTTCCGCTCCGGCCTGGGAACCGCCCGTGGTGGACGGACGGCGAGTGACCGTCGCGGCTGCCGGTGGTCCCGCGTTCACCTTCCGCTACACCGAGAACATCGAGCTGCTGGCGGCGTGCGGGGTCGACGTGGTCGACGTCGATCCGTTGCGGGACAAGACGTTGCCGGACGGGTGCGCCGGGTTGTACTTCGGCGGCGGGTTCCCCGAGGTGCACGCGGCGGAGCTGTCGGCCAACACGGCGTTGCGCGCCGAGGTGGCTTCGGCGATTTCCCGGGGCATGCCGGTCAGCGCGGAATGCGCGGGGCTGCTGTACCTGTGCCAGTCCCTGGACGACGTGCCCATGGTCGGCGCCGTGCCCGCGGACGCGAAGATGACGGCCCGCGGCAAGCTCGGTTACCGGCGTGCGGTCGCCGTCGAGGACAACGTCCTGGCCACGGCCGGTCAGCGCGTCACCGGGCACGAATTCCACCGCACCGAGGTCACGCCGGCGCACGGCGCGACGGCCGCCTGGGGCTGGGATCGGCAGCTGGACGGCTTCGCGTCGCCGACGCTGCACGCGTCCTACCTGCACGTTCACTGGGCCGGGTATCCCGAGCTGGCCCAGCGGTTCGCGGAGCGGGTCCGGGCTCATGGCTCTGTCTGA
- the cobC gene encoding Rv2231c family pyridoxal phosphate-dependent protein CobC: MALSDSASAGGSTSAGYDLHHHGDREVGPGLVDLAVNVRLPRPPAWLRQELVSAVDSLAAYPSTVDAVDAVALRHGRPASEVLVTAGAAEAFTLLASALRPRHAVVVHPQFTEPEAALRAAGHAVSRVILSEADGFVLDPALVPSDADLVFVGNPTNPTSVLHPAAALLALARPGRLLVVDEAFLDAVPGESESLALGVPGVVVLRSLTKTWGLAGLRAGYLLAPSDVVERLRAVQVPWSVSTLAGVATVACCRPAALEEAEKLAIAAEADREYLVSGLASTGVPVLGDPRGPFVLVRVPDGASVRARLREAGFAVRRGDTFPGLGPDHLRLAVRDRATTDAFLSALGKIL; this comes from the coding sequence ATGGCTCTGTCTGATTCCGCCTCCGCGGGAGGGAGTACGTCGGCGGGCTACGACCTGCACCACCACGGCGATCGCGAGGTCGGGCCGGGGCTGGTCGACCTCGCCGTGAACGTCCGGCTGCCGCGGCCGCCCGCGTGGCTGCGGCAGGAGCTGGTGTCCGCGGTGGACTCGCTGGCGGCCTATCCGTCCACTGTGGACGCTGTCGACGCGGTGGCTCTCCGGCACGGTCGTCCCGCTTCGGAGGTCCTGGTCACCGCGGGTGCCGCGGAGGCGTTCACGCTGCTGGCTTCGGCTCTCCGGCCGCGGCACGCGGTGGTCGTGCACCCGCAGTTCACCGAGCCGGAAGCGGCTCTTCGCGCCGCTGGCCACGCCGTCTCACGCGTGATCTTGTCCGAAGCGGACGGCTTCGTGCTCGACCCCGCGCTGGTCCCGTCCGACGCGGACCTGGTGTTCGTCGGCAACCCGACGAACCCGACGTCGGTCCTGCACCCGGCGGCGGCACTGCTCGCGCTGGCGCGTCCCGGGCGGTTGCTCGTGGTCGACGAGGCGTTCCTGGACGCGGTGCCCGGCGAAAGCGAAAGCCTCGCTCTGGGTGTCCCGGGCGTCGTCGTGCTACGCAGCCTGACGAAGACGTGGGGCCTGGCCGGGCTGCGGGCGGGGTACTTACTCGCGCCGTCGGACGTCGTCGAACGGCTGCGAGCGGTGCAGGTGCCGTGGTCGGTGTCCACTTTGGCCGGAGTGGCGACGGTGGCGTGCTGCCGTCCGGCCGCCTTGGAGGAAGCGGAAAAGCTGGCGATCGCGGCGGAAGCCGACCGCGAGTACCTGGTGTCGGGCCTGGCGTCCACCGGAGTCCCGGTCCTGGGCGACCCGCGCGGCCCGTTCGTGCTGGTGCGGGTTCCGGACGGCGCTTCGGTGCGGGCCCGGCTGCGGGAAGCGGGCTTCGCGGTGCGTCGCGGCGACACGTTCCCGGGTCTCGGACCCGATCACCTGCGCCTGGCGGTCCGCGACCGCGCGACGACGGATGCGTTCTTGAGCGCGCTCGGAAAAATCTTGTAA
- a CDS encoding VOC family protein, giving the protein MPRFNDVAWFEIGAADPAAAERFYGEVFGWSVAQDDSASTDAAYRVIDTGGSRGGLFATKGEMPDYAVFTVLVEDVEAACRRVEAAGGKVQRPPTVNPVGVTFAHVLDPAGNHFSVFTPPS; this is encoded by the coding sequence ATGCCCCGATTCAACGACGTCGCCTGGTTCGAGATCGGCGCCGCCGACCCGGCGGCCGCCGAACGGTTCTACGGCGAGGTCTTCGGCTGGAGCGTCGCGCAGGACGACTCGGCCAGTACCGATGCCGCCTACCGGGTGATCGACACCGGCGGTTCGCGCGGCGGGCTCTTCGCGACCAAGGGTGAAATGCCCGACTACGCGGTGTTCACCGTGCTCGTCGAGGACGTCGAAGCCGCGTGCCGCCGGGTCGAGGCGGCCGGCGGGAAGGTGCAGCGGCCGCCGACGGTCAACCCGGTCGGCGTGACGTTCGCGCACGTGCTGGACCCGGCGGGCAACCACTTCTCGGTGTTCACTCCGCCAAGCTGA
- a CDS encoding helix-turn-helix transcriptional regulator: MNRTDRLYALVEELRAVAPRPRSARWLASRFEVSTRTVERDISALQQSGTPIYAEPGRTGGYCLDKARTLPPVNLTPGEAVAMAMALKRLAGTPFRTEASSALRKLVAAMQEDDAAAAEALAGRVHFLEDPRDLPPIPRVLSDALVTRRVLRIGYGDRGGAETRRDIEPLGFVGKPEHWYLVAWCRLREEIRAFRADRITSVSVTAEVPPPRPLRREDLDIPYGVVEQLSLAE, encoded by the coding sequence GTGAACCGGACCGACCGTCTCTACGCCCTCGTCGAAGAACTTCGCGCCGTCGCGCCGCGGCCGCGCAGTGCGCGCTGGCTCGCGAGCCGGTTCGAAGTCAGCACCCGCACCGTCGAGCGCGACATCAGCGCGCTGCAGCAGTCGGGCACGCCGATCTACGCCGAACCCGGCCGCACCGGCGGGTACTGCCTCGACAAGGCGCGCACCCTGCCGCCGGTCAACCTGACCCCCGGCGAGGCTGTCGCGATGGCCATGGCGCTCAAGCGGCTGGCGGGCACGCCGTTCCGCACCGAAGCGAGCTCGGCGCTGCGCAAGCTCGTCGCCGCGATGCAGGAGGACGACGCCGCCGCGGCCGAAGCCCTGGCCGGCCGGGTCCACTTCCTCGAAGACCCGCGCGACCTCCCGCCGATCCCCCGCGTGCTGTCCGACGCGCTCGTCACCCGCCGCGTCCTGCGCATCGGCTACGGCGACCGCGGAGGCGCCGAGACGCGGCGGGACATCGAGCCGCTGGGGTTCGTCGGCAAGCCCGAGCACTGGTACCTGGTGGCCTGGTGCCGGCTGCGCGAAGAGATCCGCGCCTTCCGCGCCGACCGGATCACCTCGGTCTCGGTCACCGCCGAGGTACCCCCGCCCCGCCCGCTGCGGCGCGAGGACCTCGACATCCCGTACGGCGTGGTCGAGCAGCTCAGCTTGGCGGAGTGA
- a CDS encoding adenosylcobinamide-GDP ribazoletransferase, which yields MSRWADSARMAVGTLTTVSVPAPRVIDRRVAGGAMVLAPLAALPLAAAAGLVVACGNALGLPKIAVAALALGAVALGSRGLHLDGLADTADGLGASYDRAKALDVMRRGDSGPTGVATLVFVLLVQVGALAGADRPLEAVVVSVLVGRCTLSMSCARGVPSARPEGLGATVAGSVPRTAAIVIGVAAAGASALLPGMAWWRGPLAVVLAYAVTAVLLARCTKRLGGVTGDVLGAGVEVAVAASLLALA from the coding sequence ATGAGCCGCTGGGCCGACTCCGCGCGGATGGCCGTCGGGACGCTGACCACCGTCTCCGTCCCGGCGCCCCGCGTCATCGATCGGCGGGTCGCCGGGGGCGCCATGGTGCTCGCTCCCCTCGCCGCCCTTCCGCTCGCCGCGGCCGCGGGACTCGTCGTCGCCTGCGGGAACGCCCTCGGCCTCCCGAAGATCGCCGTTGCCGCGCTTGCCCTTGGGGCCGTCGCTCTTGGGAGCCGGGGGCTGCACCTCGACGGGCTCGCCGACACCGCCGACGGCCTCGGTGCCTCCTACGACCGTGCCAAGGCTCTCGACGTCATGCGGCGCGGGGACTCCGGGCCCACCGGTGTCGCCACGCTCGTCTTCGTCCTGCTCGTCCAGGTCGGTGCGCTCGCCGGGGCGGACCGGCCGCTCGAAGCCGTCGTCGTGAGCGTGCTCGTCGGACGCTGCACGCTCTCGATGTCCTGCGCGCGCGGGGTGCCGTCCGCGCGGCCCGAAGGACTGGGTGCTACCGTCGCCGGCTCGGTGCCGAGAACGGCCGCGATCGTGATCGGCGTGGCCGCCGCCGGCGCGAGCGCCCTGCTTCCGGGGATGGCCTGGTGGCGGGGCCCGTTGGCCGTGGTGCTCGCCTACGCCGTGACCGCGGTTCTGCTGGCCAGGTGCACCAAGCGGCTCGGTGGCGTCACGGGCGACGTCCTCGGTGCCGGGGTCGAGGTCGCCGTCGCCGCCTCGCTGCTCGCGCTCGCCTGA